From Bombyx mori chromosome 3, ASM3026992v2, the proteins below share one genomic window:
- the LOC101742487 gene encoding G patch domain and ankyrin repeat-containing protein 1 homolog has translation MYSNFVRPTTTPAANRHFNSKALSGEEAKRLYIEEIKGAKDPSQLPRDKPQSQHVNKTKTVEEPRLSDKELFLTVQNNDVNTLKAVLDRYPDKINKIDKFGWSLLMIACQANSVETVQELLGRGADVDVRDKAGNSARSLIIKNKNFSLASIFVTHRNSIEIQNVTVDDSKMRTKDKEKYFCETCRNEFQDKQEHMSSTIHNIMSSKHRKLPVNYVIPSSNKGYQIMLKVGWDKESGLGPDGSGKKYPIKTVQKKDRKGLGLGKIKLKNKDECMKDTDKRMTKKRKHIERQFEVNFRREFY, from the coding sequence ATGTACAGTAATTTTGTCAGACCAACGACTACGCCTGCTGCAAACCGACATTTTAATTCCAAAGCCTTGAGTGGAGAGGAAGCAAAGAGATTGTATATTGAAGAAATCAAGGGTGCGAAAGACCCCTCACAACTACCACGTGATAAACCACAATCACAACATGTAAATAAAACTAAGACTGTAGAAGAGCCGCGCTTATCGGACAAAGAGCTGTTTCTGACGGTACAAAACAACGATGTAAACACTTTAAAGGCAGTTTTAGACAGGTATCCTGATAAGATAAATAAGATTGACAAGTTTGGATGGAGCTTACTCATGATAGCTTGTCAGGCGAATTCTGTTGAAACAGTTCAGGAGTTACTAGGTCGTGGTGCAGATGTAGATGTCCGAGATAAAGCTGGGAACTCTGCCAGAAGCttaatcataaaaaacaaaaacttttcactAGCTAGCATATTTGTTACACATAGAAACAGTATTGAAATACAAAATGTAACTGTAGATGACAGTAAAATGAGAACtaaagataaagaaaaatatttttgtgaaacTTGTAGAAATGAATTCCAAGATAAACAAGAACATATGTCTTCCACAATCCATAACATAATGTCGAGTAAACACAGAAAGTTACCTGTGAATTATGTAATACCATCTTCTAACAAGGGCTATCAAATCATGTTAAAAGTTGGTTGGGACAAGGAATCTGGCTTGGGCCCTGATGGTTCTGGTAAAAAATATCCAATCAAAACTGTGCAAAAGAAAGATCGAAAAGGTCTTGGACtaggtaaaataaaattgaagaatAAAGATGAATGTATGAAGGATACTGATAAAAGAATGACTAAGAAAAGAAAACACATTGAGAGACAATTTGAAGTAAATTTTAGAAGagaattttattga